The Salvia miltiorrhiza cultivar Shanhuang (shh) chromosome 1, IMPLAD_Smil_shh, whole genome shotgun sequence genome has a window encoding:
- the LOC130999702 gene encoding probable inorganic phosphate transporter 1-7 gives MAGDNNLKVLNALDMAKTQWYHFTAIIIAGMGFFTDAYDLFCISLVTKMLGRIYYHVEGSPKPGSLPPNVSAAVNGVALCGTLAGQLFFGWLGDKLGRKKVYGLTLMVMCICSIASGLSFGRDAKAVMATLCFFRFWLGFGIGGDYPLSATIMSEYANKKTRGAFIAAVFAMQGFGILAGGIFAMTLSAIFDATFKSPPYEVDPSASTIPQADYLWRIVLMVGALPALLTFYWRLKMPETARYTALVAKDAKRAAADMAKVLQADIEAEQHKAEAMASRQEGYNLFSKEFLHRHGSHLLGTTSTWFLLDIAFYSQNLFQKDIFTAIGWIPPAKTMNAIHEVYTISRAQTLIALCSTVPGYWFTVALIDVIGRFTIQLGGFFFMTVFMFALAIPYNHWTQPEHRIGFVVMYSLTFFFANFGPNATTFVVPAEIFPARFRSTCHGISAASGKLGAIVGAFGFQILAQSQDPKKVDVGYHPGIGVKNSLIVLGVVNLLGLLFTFLVPEAKGKSLEDLSGENEEATD, from the coding sequence ATGGCGGGTGACAACAATCTAAAGGTGCTGAACGCACTAGACATGGCGAAGACGCAGTGGTACCATTTCACGGCGATCATAATCGCGGGGATGGGTTTCTTCACGGACGCCTACGACCTCTTCTGCATCTCCCTCGTCACCAAGATGCTCGGCCGCATCTACTACCACGTGGAGGGCTCCCCGAAACCCGGGTCCCTCCCACCCAACGTCTCTGCGGCTGTCAATGGTGTAGCCCTCTGCGGCACCCTAGCAGGCCAACTCTTCTTCGGCTGGCTGGGAGACAAGCTCGGCCGCAAGAAGGTTTACGGTCTAACCCTGATGGTGATGTGCATCTGCTCCATCGCGTCGGGCCTCTCATTCGGCCGCGACGCCAAGGCCGTCATGGCCACCCTCTGCTTCTTCCGTTTCTGGTTGGGCTTCGGCATCGGCGGCGACTACCCCCTCTCCGCCACCATCATGTCCGAGTACGCCAACAAGAAGACCCGTGGCGCCTTCATCGCAGCTGTGTTTGCCATGCAGGGCTTCGGCATCCTCGCCGGCGGCATCTTTGCCATGACACTTTCTGCCATCTTCGACGCGACCTTCAAGTCTCCACCCTACGAGGTGGACCCCTCTGCCTCCACCATTCCTCAAGCCGACTACCTTTGGCGGATTGTCCTCATGGTCGGCGCCCTTCCCGCCCTCCTCACCTTCTACTGGCGCCTCAAGATGCCCGAAACCGCCCGCTACACCGCTCTCGTCGCCAAGGACGCCaagcgcgccgccgccgacatGGCCAAGGTCCTCCAAGCCGACATCGAGGCCGAGCAACACAAGGCTGAGGCCATGGCCAGCCGGCAGGAGGGCTACAACCTCTTCTCCAAGGAGTTTCTCCATCGCCACGGCAGCCACCTCCTCGGCACCACTAGCACATGGTTTCTCCTCGACATCGCCTTCTACAGCCAGAATCTCTTCCAGAAAGACATCTTCACCGCCATCGGTTGGATCCCGCCGGCCAAGACCATGAATGCTATCCATGAGGTCTACACCATCTCGCGGGCTCAGACGCTCATTGCCCTCTGCTCCACTGTGCCGGGCTACTGGTTCACGGTGGCACTCATCGACGTCATCGGCCGCTTCACCATCCAGCTTGGCGGATTCTTCTTCATGACTGTGTTCATGTTCGCCCTCGCCATCCCTTATAATCATTGGACTCAGCCTGAACACAGAATAGGGTTTGTGGTGATGTACTCGCTCACATTCTTCTTCGCCAACTTTGGCCCTAATGCCACAACGTTTGTTGTCCCGGCTGAGATATTCCCGGCAAGGTTTCGCTCGACCTGCCACGGCATCTCGGCTGCCTCTGGGAAGCTTGGGGCCATCGTGGGTGCGTTTGGGTTTCAGATACTAGCGCAGAGTCAAGACCCCAAGAAGGTTGATGTTGGGTACCATCCAGGAATTGGGGTGAAGAATTCTTTGATTGTTTTGGGAGTGGTCAATCTCCTAGGGTTGTTGTTCACTTTCTTGGTGCCTGAGGCCAAGGGGAAATCTTTGGAGGAtttgagtggagaaaatgagGAGGCTACTG